The following are from one region of the Paenibacillus sp. JZ16 genome:
- a CDS encoding DoxX-like family protein yields MKRNPIYVELDIQSDMDKLWTLTQKPELHQQWDLRFSEIHYVPEADSDIQRFLYKTRIGFGLEVTGSGATKTAVHPKTGKRISVLRFGSDQRSSLIREGSGYWKYQDKGSGGIRFSTQYDYKTRFGLAGAWFDRLLFRPLFGLATAWSFDVLRLWAEKDIPPLATIRKAFIHALSVMMLVVLWCYEGLVPKLLFPEAGELDLLRQSGLAGEQEGLVLTLLGIAEIGVGLLTLLFHKSRLWYRLLMSLLAILMLGAWITDPQLMKAPFNPLTLSGSMMGFCLMASLSAVDLPSAYRPARKPVPGDKSRKGGVSRDLDL; encoded by the coding sequence ATGAAGAGAAATCCGATCTATGTTGAACTCGATATCCAGTCGGATATGGATAAGCTGTGGACGTTGACGCAAAAGCCTGAGCTGCATCAACAGTGGGATCTGCGATTTTCCGAGATTCATTATGTACCGGAGGCTGATTCGGATATCCAGCGGTTTTTATATAAAACCCGCATTGGGTTTGGACTGGAAGTGACAGGGTCGGGAGCCACGAAAACGGCTGTTCACCCGAAGACGGGGAAACGAATCTCGGTGCTGCGATTCGGCTCGGATCAGCGCAGCTCCCTCATTCGGGAGGGAAGCGGCTATTGGAAGTATCAGGACAAGGGGAGCGGGGGCATACGTTTCTCTACCCAATACGATTACAAAACGCGGTTCGGCCTGGCGGGCGCCTGGTTTGACCGTTTGTTGTTCCGGCCTTTATTCGGCCTGGCGACGGCTTGGAGCTTTGATGTGCTGCGATTGTGGGCAGAGAAGGATATTCCGCCCTTGGCAACGATCCGGAAGGCATTCATCCATGCCTTGAGCGTGATGATGCTGGTCGTTCTATGGTGTTATGAGGGGCTGGTACCGAAGCTGTTGTTCCCGGAAGCCGGGGAGCTTGATCTGTTGAGGCAGTCGGGCTTGGCTGGAGAGCAGGAGGGGTTGGTGTTAACCTTACTCGGCATTGCCGAGATCGGCGTCGGCTTATTGACGCTGCTCTTTCACAAGAGTCGGTTGTGGTACAGGCTGCTGATGAGCTTGCTTGCGATCTTGATGCTTGGAGCATGGATAACAGACCCTCAGTTAATGAAGGCCCCGTTCAATCCGTTAACGCTTAGTGGATCCATGATGGGGTTTTGCTTGATGGCTTCACTGTCCGCTGTAGATTTACCAAGCGCCTACCGCCCGGCACGAAAACCCGTCCCCGGGGATAAATCCCGCAAAGGAGGGGTGAGTCGTGACCTCGATCTATGA
- a CDS encoding response regulator transcription factor, which produces MNRIQIFLVEDDPDWVKSMTVFLNAQEDMIVVGTAESPEQAMAMAHILSFDIVLMDIQLTAGRLDGIYTAAEILERKPQAKVIMLTSLGDELVIMQSFTAGAVNYIEKPRFKELPAAIRSAVLHSGSMEVLLKEFARLKREEQLRGLTPAEREVFDLLDEGYTHSQMEQKLFKTESTLKNQINKILKKLGVRSSKEAVEKVRRKGIVKENDN; this is translated from the coding sequence TTGAACCGCATACAAATCTTCTTGGTAGAGGATGATCCGGATTGGGTTAAATCGATGACCGTTTTTCTGAATGCGCAGGAAGACATGATCGTTGTCGGCACGGCCGAGTCGCCCGAACAAGCGATGGCGATGGCGCATATCCTCTCCTTTGACATCGTGCTTATGGATATTCAGCTGACTGCAGGTCGACTTGACGGGATATACACGGCCGCCGAAATTCTTGAGCGTAAACCGCAGGCCAAGGTCATCATGCTGACCTCGCTGGGTGACGAGCTGGTGATCATGCAATCCTTTACGGCTGGAGCCGTCAATTATATTGAGAAGCCGAGGTTTAAGGAGCTTCCGGCAGCGATCCGAAGCGCCGTGCTTCATTCGGGATCGATGGAGGTGCTGCTCAAGGAATTTGCCCGCCTCAAGCGCGAAGAGCAGCTTCGCGGCTTAACACCTGCGGAGCGTGAGGTTTTTGATCTGTTGGATGAAGGGTACACCCATTCCCAGATGGAGCAGAAACTGTTCAAAACCGAGAGCACGCTCAAGAACCAGATCAATAAAATATTAAAAAAGCTCGGGGTAAGAAGCAGCAAGGAAGCCGTGGAGAAGGTCCGCCGGAAAGGGATTGTAAAAGAGAACGACAACTAG
- a CDS encoding sensor histidine kinase: MIYYVVALWSAAAVLLFNQPRSEVNRWAAFFLWSAGIGGLTDLLVPAGFIAARYEPWIQYLNHTLTPYGVLIFCMVYTRRPENHKRMRDFKIGLFLPVLAMLAQVLLTEAYRIHYGWLFVWTVPYYVAACALLIRALSHEMNPQKRKGMWITTWIMVPTLLGVMLLINVGNLISPGYDSFRYVSLFILYSLGVAVICTFVYGVLGVRLKFERDPLDRTMQAVSSGTSMLNHSIKNEIGKIAMSAENVKRLLPQDNGVAIEQLEVIANSSEHLLAMAGRMQQQMKAFKLVEQPVRMDQLLAELQLREQDLLRRHEVEMNVICRQRPWLLADAVHLKETISNLIRNSVEAMPEGGLITITVTAGRKGAAITVKDNGTGIPSAQQELVFEPFYSTKGHKKDNFGLGLSYVYNVMKKSGGSVSLESRESVGTEISLYFPRSKIIRLSGREEA, from the coding sequence ATGTGGTAGCGCTTTGGAGCGCGGCGGCTGTGCTGCTGTTCAATCAGCCTCGGAGCGAGGTGAACCGCTGGGCGGCTTTTTTTCTGTGGAGCGCAGGAATCGGCGGCTTGACAGATTTGCTTGTGCCTGCGGGTTTTATCGCGGCACGGTACGAGCCGTGGATTCAATATCTCAACCATACGTTGACACCGTACGGCGTGTTAATATTTTGCATGGTGTATACCCGCAGGCCCGAGAATCATAAGAGAATGCGCGATTTCAAAATAGGCTTGTTTCTGCCGGTGCTCGCGATGCTGGCCCAGGTGCTTTTGACGGAAGCTTACCGAATTCATTATGGCTGGTTATTCGTGTGGACGGTTCCGTATTATGTGGCCGCATGCGCCTTGCTTATTCGCGCGTTGTCGCATGAGATGAATCCGCAAAAACGCAAAGGCATGTGGATCACCACCTGGATTATGGTGCCTACCTTGCTCGGCGTGATGCTGCTGATTAATGTGGGAAATCTGATCTCGCCCGGTTATGATTCATTCCGGTACGTGTCCCTGTTCATTCTGTATTCGCTGGGCGTTGCCGTCATCTGTACCTTTGTGTACGGCGTCCTGGGTGTACGCCTGAAGTTTGAGCGCGATCCGCTGGATCGCACGATGCAGGCGGTCAGCTCGGGGACATCGATGCTGAATCATAGCATTAAGAACGAGATCGGGAAGATTGCGATGAGCGCGGAAAACGTAAAGCGGCTGCTGCCACAAGACAACGGCGTTGCCATCGAACAGCTTGAGGTCATAGCGAATTCATCGGAGCATCTGCTTGCCATGGCGGGACGCATGCAGCAGCAGATGAAGGCGTTTAAGCTGGTGGAACAGCCAGTCCGCATGGATCAGCTGCTTGCTGAACTGCAGCTCCGCGAACAGGATCTGCTGCGCAGGCATGAGGTCGAAATGAACGTAATCTGCAGGCAGCGACCGTGGCTGCTCGCGGATGCCGTCCATTTGAAGGAAACGATCAGCAATCTCATTCGCAACAGCGTGGAGGCGATGCCTGAGGGAGGGCTGATTACGATAACGGTAACGGCTGGCCGCAAAGGGGCGGCGATTACCGTTAAAGATAACGGGACCGGCATTCCAAGCGCGCAGCAGGAGCTCGTGTTTGAACCTTTTTACAGTACCAAGGGCCACAAGAAAGATAACTTCGGGCTTGGTTTGTCGTATGTTTATAACGTGATGAAGAAAAGCGGTGGTTCCGTTAGTCTGGAGAGCCGCGAATCGGTTGGTACGGAGATTTCGTTATATTTTCCGCGCAGTAAAATCATTCGTTTATCCGGGAGGGAAGAAGCTTGA